The DNA segment ACCCCGCCGACCCCGATACCTTTTTTGTGCTCACTTTTAATAATGGTTTGTGGCGTAACACCAATGGCGTATGGTTTTGGGAATAGTTACACCGGTGAATAGCTAATAACTAAATTAAGTGTTGACAAAGCTGTCATAGTGGTTTATACTGCTAAAATATCTAAAGTAAAAATCAGTAAACGATGAGGAGAAGGATTGGCACTAAAAGATTTACGCATTAACGAGCAAATACGGGTAAGCGAAGTGCGTTTAATTGACGAAAATAACGAGCCGGCCGGAGTAATGGCTACCCGCAAGGCTTTAGAACGAGCTACCGAGTTAGGGCTCGATTTAGTAGAGATAGCGCCGCAGGCCGAACCGCCTGTTTGCCGGCTTATCGACTATGGTAAATTTAAATTTGAACAAAGCAAAAAAGATAAAGAAGCCCGGAAAAACCAAAAGCAGCAAATCTTAAAAGAAGTGCGCATGAAGCCTAACTTAGGGGTACATGACCTTGATTTTAAGACTAAACACATTAAAGAATTTTTAGCAGATGGTAATAAAGTAAAGGTTTCGGTGCGTTTTCGCGGGCGTGAAATGGCTCACCCCGAGATAGGTTTTGCCGTAATGAAAGAGGTGCTGGTGCGCATTGGCGAAGAAAACTTTGTCCTAGAGCGGCCGGCTATCCAAGAAGGGCGCGATGTTACAATGTCGCTAGCCCCTAAAGCAAAAAAATAAAAAATATTATATAAGGAAGAATTGACAAGATGGCTAAAGCAAAAAAAGCGAAAGCAAAGGTAAAAACTCGTAAGAGTGCCGCAAGTCGTTACTTCATTACCGGTAGTGGTGAAAAAGTACGGTTTCGTGGCGCAGGAATGCGGCATATTTTAACGAAAAAATCTTCTAAACGCAAACGGCAGCTGCGTAAGATGGGTGTTTTAGATGACAGTAACTTTGTAAAAAAAGTTAAACAACTTATCCCTTACAGCTAGGAATGCGGCTTATCGGCTAACAGCCGGTTGTATAAAAAACATTAGGAGATTATTATGCCAAGAGCAGTAGATGGAACACGCCGTAAAGATAGGCGCAAAAAAATATTAGAGCGGGCCAAAGGATACTACGGCACACGCAGCAAATTGCACCGTGTAGCTAAAACCCAATTAATGAAAAGCGGTAAATATGCTTTCCGCGACCGCCGAGCTAAAAAAAGAGATTTTAGGCGGCTGTGGATAGCCCGTATTTCGGCGGCTTGCCGGACCGAAGGTTTAAGTTATTCGCGCTTTATTTATGGTCTTAACAAAAGTGGCATTACTTTAAATAGAAAAGCCCTTTCTAATTTGGCTATCGAGGATAGCGCCGCTTTTAAAGCCGTGTTAGACACCGTAAAAAAAGCTTTAGCTTAATTATTTGATTATCCAAACGGCTGCTTTTAATTATTTAAGCAGCCGTTTAAAAAAGGAAGTAAGATGATTACACTTAAACAAGTAGAGCAATTAAACCAAAAAATTAAACGGGCTATCGCTTTAATTGATATGCTAAGGAAAGAAAATTCCGATTTAGTGGTAGCTAATAGCCGGCTTTTACTTGATATTGAAACCTTACAAAACGATCTTAAACGCAGCAATGCCCGTTTTAATTCCTTATCGGACGACCAAGAACTGCTGGAACAAGGTATACAAGGAGCTATCGACCAGCTAACTACGGTCGAAAATCATATTATCTCCTCGCAGCTTAGCGCGGCTAAAAACCCAGAGGAGCCTCCTGTTGCCATACCGGTAAGCAAAGAGCCCGAACTTACAATTAGTAATGATAACCACAGCGAGCACGAAGATGATAAAGAACCATCTTTAGATATTTATTAAAGGTAATTACTATGAGCGAAAGCCTTTATCGTATCGATTTACTGGGTACAGTTATCACTATCCGCACCGAAGAAGAATTAAGTTATATTAAACAACTTGAAGAATCTTTGGCCGAAGTTATTAAGCAAGTAAAAGAAGAACTTAACTTAGATAACCCGCTTTCGTTGGCCATTATGGCTGGGATTTATTTAACTAACGAAAATTTTCGCCTTAAACGGCAGGCTCCAACCAGTACTTTAACGGCTTTAGAGAACAAAGTAAATTTTGAAGACGGAGCCGAGCGCGCCTTTAGCCAGATAGATAAACTTTTAGACCAAACATTAATGCGTTAGTGTTAAAAGCATACCTTTTAAAAGATATTTAACTAAGGTAATGTTAAGTATCTTTTAAAAGGCCTGCGGTGTGCGACAGTATAATAATTTACTTGCACAGTTAAATATTCGAGGGTGGTCAATTATTTACAAATAGTTACCTGTAAAGGTAAATTGTTTGTGTGCGATAACCCACTTGAGCGTTACCGTTC comes from the Spirochaetaceae bacterium genome and includes:
- the infC gene encoding translation initiation factor IF-3: MALKDLRINEQIRVSEVRLIDENNEPAGVMATRKALERATELGLDLVEIAPQAEPPVCRLIDYGKFKFEQSKKDKEARKNQKQQILKEVRMKPNLGVHDLDFKTKHIKEFLADGNKVKVSVRFRGREMAHPEIGFAVMKEVLVRIGEENFVLERPAIQEGRDVTMSLAPKAKK
- the rplT gene encoding 50S ribosomal protein L20; its protein translation is MPRAVDGTRRKDRRKKILERAKGYYGTRSKLHRVAKTQLMKSGKYAFRDRRAKKRDFRRLWIARISAACRTEGLSYSRFIYGLNKSGITLNRKALSNLAIEDSAAFKAVLDTVKKALA
- the rpmI gene encoding 50S ribosomal protein L35, whose product is MAKAKKAKAKVKTRKSAASRYFITGSGEKVRFRGAGMRHILTKKSSKRKRQLRKMGVLDDSNFVKKVKQLIPYS
- the zapA gene encoding cell division protein ZapA — encoded protein: MSESLYRIDLLGTVITIRTEEELSYIKQLEESLAEVIKQVKEELNLDNPLSLAIMAGIYLTNENFRLKRQAPTSTLTALENKVNFEDGAERAFSQIDKLLDQTLMR